In Desulfovibrio litoralis DSM 11393, one DNA window encodes the following:
- a CDS encoding phosphate/phosphite/phosphonate ABC transporter substrate-binding protein — MLKTMQPKQKKAFIVALLTVLFLILLPWLHFKETLNVDFKQHAYFNVTQPVKTLTYAVLPQYSRTITYQKYDAFVDYLRKSTHLRIKQIFPANFEEHLRMIENGEIDISFVNSVVAIYAEQKGAKIFAKAIGTMGHDKGTDIVVRRDNVLIQNIQDCAGKRWVGISPLSSNGYIFPLDYFKENNIDIKGFKKIYCPPSLGAAQETVLLNLLSGEYDFATIPNGSLETTSSHLNPNNFKVIASFPPLDSWVFIAGRNLSEDQLKRIKKAMFSLDINKPSTRKLLNKMGAEQIVPATRSDLATTQRIMEKLGILNINKLYETLWQDDEKNNEGER, encoded by the coding sequence ATGCTTAAAACTATGCAACCGAAACAAAAAAAAGCTTTTATTGTCGCACTGTTAACAGTTCTTTTTCTTATTCTTTTGCCTTGGTTGCATTTTAAAGAAACTTTAAACGTAGACTTTAAACAACACGCCTACTTTAATGTTACCCAACCGGTAAAAACTCTCACCTATGCCGTTCTTCCTCAATATTCACGCACAATCACCTATCAAAAATATGATGCTTTCGTTGACTATTTACGCAAAAGCACCCACCTTAGAATAAAACAAATCTTTCCCGCAAATTTTGAAGAACACCTACGCATGATTGAAAACGGCGAAATAGATATTTCGTTTGTTAATTCGGTTGTGGCGATTTATGCCGAACAAAAAGGTGCTAAAATTTTTGCCAAAGCTATTGGAACAATGGGACATGATAAAGGCACAGATATTGTGGTGCGTCGCGACAATGTTTTAATTCAAAACATACAAGATTGTGCCGGAAAACGTTGGGTCGGAATAAGCCCTTTATCTAGCAACGGTTATATCTTCCCTCTAGATTATTTTAAAGAAAACAATATTGACATTAAAGGTTTTAAAAAAATTTATTGTCCCCCAAGTTTAGGAGCAGCCCAAGAAACCGTTTTGCTTAATCTTTTGAGCGGGGAATATGACTTTGCCACTATTCCAAACGGCTCTTTAGAAACAACAAGCTCTCATTTAAACCCAAATAACTTTAAAGTAATTGCAAGTTTTCCGCCTTTAGACAGCTGGGTTTTCATCGCAGGTCGTAACCTTAGCGAAGACCAACTTAAGCGTATAAAAAAAGCAATGTTCTCTTTAGATATTAATAAACCAAGCACCAGAAAACTTTTAAATAAAATGGGGGCGGAACAAATTGTTCCGGCAACTCGCTCTGATCTGGCAACAACACAAAGGATAATGGAAAAACTTGGTATCTTAAACATCAATAAACTTTATGAAACACTCTGGCAGGATGATGAAAAGAATAATGAGGGCGAGCGATGA
- the ilvN gene encoding acetolactate synthase small subunit yields MRHVLSVLVENEPGVLARVAGLFCGRGFNIESLNVAPALEENVSQVSIVTSGDDFVYEQIVKQLRKLVTVIKVVTYENCSFVERETMLLRVHADDNKRSEVLRIAEIFHCKVVDVGLTDLTLEISGNHEKFQAVLTLLSKFGIKDMARTGSVVMRRSLQPE; encoded by the coding sequence ATGAGACATGTACTTTCCGTATTAGTTGAAAATGAACCCGGAGTTTTGGCGCGTGTTGCCGGCTTGTTTTGTGGACGCGGTTTTAATATTGAGTCTTTAAACGTTGCTCCGGCACTTGAAGAAAATGTTTCTCAAGTATCTATCGTAACTAGCGGCGACGATTTTGTTTATGAACAAATTGTAAAACAACTTCGTAAACTTGTTACAGTAATTAAAGTAGTTACTTATGAAAATTGTTCTTTTGTAGAACGTGAAACAATGCTTTTGCGTGTACACGCCGACGATAATAAACGTAGTGAAGTTTTACGCATTGCCGAAATCTTCCACTGTAAAGTTGTTGACGTAGGTCTTACTGATTTAACCTTAGAGATAAGCGGAAACCATGAAAAGTTTCAAGCTGTTTTAACTTTATTGTCTAAATTTGGTATTAAAGACATGGCTCGTACGGGTTCTGTCGTTATGCGTCGCTCGCTTCAACCTGAATAA
- a CDS encoding PAS domain-containing protein yields the protein MKLKSELKKASYPQIGKKLYFIFFFITLSCILALFSYLIKFQNTAVNDSLKSKGSSVVRLIANTSAEHLLGSNYFYIEDMLESLVESEPDLAYAFILDENAQVVAHTFQTEFPIDLWSVHNSFTDTNMVNIVSFVKDNQKEVLSFATSVLIANDRIGTAVVAFYPKTFLQTLLQVNLWHYSIFFVILFIMMGAGFIVTKALRQELRFSLQMFNDAMEDLPPLIHQNIISAEWQLEDKTCVSPLDFYRSFLTPLQKARRYFYMLDNAVKSNDSNEAIINTLGQHLTNMIILYDKTGRVIYMNEACVNFFGVDRKKFINKYPDEVVISKLGVITRTENDAILHGTPPIFKETLYEYEDKKINFSVKRLPIYTKKGDLTNILTILTDISPEKECFGFNNLSNVYNFALLTGQHALSQINASLTHILQSVDDNQTQPEQLKTELNTVLNHASELESKLLNNVVVPMAINIQESISAAAQPLETLRKKQGLIFNINILEEMVIVSGSEYTFNQIWKSIFLSVLLNMDIEKRPKALLNCNIRSNLLNDTVTITLECSCDNIFISTPVNEDQIKSIEPFDQGDILPQDLIEKMITAFGGSLVCTSEVSTNAFSEEERNSLKDSLGHGSCVKITLNRATTPSPVIK from the coding sequence ATGAAACTTAAAAGCGAGCTAAAAAAAGCTTCTTATCCTCAAATCGGAAAGAAACTATATTTCATATTTTTTTTCATTACCCTATCTTGTATTCTTGCCCTTTTTTCATACCTTATAAAATTTCAAAACACTGCGGTTAATGACTCATTAAAATCCAAAGGTTCCTCCGTTGTGCGTCTTATCGCCAATACTTCCGCAGAACACTTATTGGGAAGCAATTATTTTTATATCGAAGATATGTTGGAAAGTTTAGTTGAATCAGAACCTGATTTGGCATATGCCTTTATTTTGGACGAAAACGCCCAAGTTGTTGCCCATACCTTTCAAACTGAGTTTCCGATAGACCTTTGGAGCGTTCACAACAGCTTTACAGATACTAATATGGTCAACATTGTCTCTTTTGTGAAAGATAATCAGAAGGAAGTTTTAAGCTTTGCCACCTCTGTTTTAATAGCTAACGACAGAATAGGTACGGCGGTTGTTGCTTTTTATCCCAAAACTTTTTTGCAAACTTTGTTGCAAGTTAATCTTTGGCATTATTCCATTTTTTTTGTTATCTTATTCATAATGATGGGTGCGGGGTTTATTGTAACCAAGGCTCTGCGTCAAGAATTACGCTTTAGCTTGCAAATGTTTAATGATGCAATGGAAGACTTACCGCCCCTGATTCACCAAAATATAATCTCTGCCGAATGGCAATTGGAAGATAAGACTTGCGTTTCTCCTTTAGATTTTTATCGTTCTTTTTTAACACCACTACAAAAAGCACGTCGCTATTTTTATATGTTAGACAACGCCGTTAAATCCAACGACTCAAACGAAGCAATTATTAATACTTTGGGCCAACACCTGACAAACATGATTATCTTATATGATAAAACAGGTAGGGTCATTTATATGAATGAAGCCTGTGTAAACTTTTTCGGTGTTGATCGCAAAAAATTTATTAATAAATACCCTGATGAAGTGGTTATTTCTAAACTTGGCGTCATTACACGCACTGAAAATGACGCTATTTTACACGGCACACCGCCTATCTTTAAAGAAACTCTCTATGAATATGAAGATAAAAAAATAAACTTTTCAGTAAAGCGTTTGCCAATTTATACCAAAAAAGGCGACTTAACCAATATTTTAACAATTTTAACCGATATAAGTCCGGAAAAAGAATGTTTTGGCTTTAACAACTTGAGCAATGTTTACAACTTTGCCCTGTTAACCGGACAACACGCTTTATCACAAATCAACGCCTCATTAACCCATATTTTACAAAGCGTTGACGACAACCAAACACAACCAGAACAGCTAAAAACAGAGCTCAATACGGTTTTAAACCACGCCTCAGAACTTGAAAGCAAATTATTAAACAATGTAGTTGTACCGATGGCTATAAATATTCAAGAGTCTATTTCCGCCGCCGCTCAACCGCTTGAAACACTAAGAAAAAAACAAGGTTTAATATTTAATATTAATATTTTAGAAGAAATGGTTATTGTTTCGGGAAGTGAATATACCTTTAATCAAATCTGGAAAAGCATATTTCTTTCGGTTTTATTAAACATGGATATTGAAAAACGCCCCAAAGCCTTACTAAATTGTAACATCAGATCAAATCTTTTAAATGATACGGTAACGATTACGCTAGAGTGTAGTTGTGATAATATTTTTATATCTACACCGGTAAACGAAGACCAAATAAAAAGTATAGAGCCTTTTGACCAAGGCGATATTTTACCCCAAGATTTAATTGAAAAAATGATAACGGCTTTTGGCGGTTCTTTGGTCTGTACAAGCGAGGTCTCAACTAACGCCTTTAGTGAAGAAGAACGTAACAGCCTTAAAGATTCGCTTGGACACGGCTCTTGTGTAAAAATAACGCTGAATCGTGCCACAACCCCATCGCCTGTGATAAAGTAG
- a CDS encoding glycosyltransferase family 9 protein, with the protein MQHAVIINFGRFGDLLQTQAVFNALKKNNKYQTTLVCLDNFLNTTELMQAIDNIVSFNGSHLLARLDKINVTEKESGWMLALAAIETWLNKLSESLLLKPENKPENKILLINLTPTLSARLLLHLIKLHLEKKGIESETNGFVIDEFGFGKNTAWASYLMASSKSRGQSSFNIVDVFFRSIDSLQKETYTPKTILNNRLKDPLDSDLTLNKGFLSEQLPAEIRSQAQGFVCLQLGASTEFRRWAVERFAQVGKRLWEEEHLCPIILGTKAEEFLSQEYAKYSENTPFINLCGKTNLKELALTLKNSKLLITNDTGTMHLAAGLGVEIIAIFLATAQARDTGPYIENAYSLEPDLECHPCEFGTSCQHEYKCRNSISPELVVSLALNKLKGENQPLSCNDYSREARVWKATPDNNGFLTLSSLSQHQKEKRNILWLLLSFFHRQLLDGRGQEELSLLNDKNFLISLKENKELQQELIKESQNYSALFLLLHEQGKMLLTNPLPLIKSRFLATWQRLQGSLTNSLYFSSFGNLWLEESQQNANDLTYVLNLAKNYYNIFIGITKSLEQINDQ; encoded by the coding sequence ATGCAACATGCCGTTATTATTAATTTTGGACGTTTTGGAGACCTTTTACAAACTCAAGCCGTCTTTAACGCTTTAAAAAAAAACAATAAATATCAAACAACTTTGGTGTGTTTAGATAACTTTCTCAACACCACGGAACTGATGCAAGCGATAGATAATATCGTATCTTTTAATGGTTCGCATCTTTTGGCTCGTCTTGATAAAATTAATGTCACAGAAAAAGAAAGTGGCTGGATGTTGGCGTTAGCCGCCATTGAAACGTGGCTTAATAAATTAAGCGAATCTCTTTTACTTAAACCTGAAAATAAGCCCGAAAACAAAATATTGTTAATTAACCTAACTCCAACTTTATCCGCACGCCTTTTATTACATCTTATCAAATTACATTTGGAAAAAAAAGGTATAGAGAGCGAAACAAACGGTTTTGTTATAGATGAGTTTGGTTTTGGAAAAAATACAGCTTGGGCATCATATTTAATGGCAAGTTCTAAGTCGAGAGGACAAAGCTCTTTTAATATTGTAGATGTGTTTTTTCGCAGTATTGACTCACTTCAAAAAGAAACTTACACGCCTAAAACAATACTCAACAATCGTTTAAAAGACCCTTTAGACAGCGACCTAACTCTTAATAAAGGTTTTTTATCAGAACAACTGCCCGCTGAAATACGCTCTCAAGCTCAAGGTTTTGTGTGTTTACAGCTTGGTGCAAGCACCGAGTTTAGACGTTGGGCGGTTGAACGTTTTGCACAAGTAGGAAAAAGACTCTGGGAAGAAGAACACCTTTGTCCAATTATCTTGGGAACCAAAGCAGAAGAATTTTTAAGCCAAGAATACGCAAAATATTCCGAAAATACTCCTTTTATTAACTTATGTGGAAAAACCAACCTTAAAGAGCTTGCTTTAACCTTAAAAAATTCTAAGTTACTTATTACTAATGACACGGGAACCATGCACCTTGCCGCCGGGCTCGGCGTTGAAATTATTGCTATTTTTTTAGCAACCGCCCAAGCGAGGGACACAGGCCCTTATATTGAAAACGCCTATTCTCTGGAACCTGATTTAGAATGCCACCCTTGTGAATTTGGTACAAGCTGCCAACATGAATATAAATGTCGCAACAGTATTTCACCGGAACTTGTTGTTTCTTTGGCGTTAAATAAGCTTAAGGGCGAAAATCAGCCTTTATCTTGCAACGACTATTCCCGCGAAGCCAGAGTTTGGAAGGCAACCCCCGATAACAATGGCTTTTTAACGCTTAGTTCTCTTTCACAACACCAAAAGGAAAAACGCAACATTTTATGGTTGCTACTTAGCTTTTTCCACCGTCAACTTCTTGACGGAAGAGGACAAGAAGAACTTAGCCTTTTAAATGATAAAAACTTTCTTATAAGTTTAAAAGAAAATAAAGAGTTACAACAAGAACTTATAAAAGAGAGTCAAAACTACTCCGCTCTTTTTCTTTTACTTCATGAACAGGGAAAAATGTTGCTAACTAACCCATTACCTCTTATAAAAAGCCGTTTTTTGGCGACTTGGCAACGTCTTCAAGGCTCTTTAACAAATAGCCTCTATTTTTCTTCGTTTGGAAATTTATGGTTGGAAGAAAGCCAACAAAACGCAAACGACTTAACGTACGTTTTAAACTTAGCTAAAAATTATTATAATATTTTTATAGGGATAACAAAATCTCTTGAGCAAATAAACGACCAATAA